The genomic window TTTATATGAAGGCGATCTACTCAGGTGAAACTTATAAGGGCCTTGCATGGCATTTAGCAGGGCAATATCTGAAGCAGGATGATACAGGTGATAGTTTAGGTGGTATGGTAGATACTTATATGTATGGCCTTGAGGCAGGTATTAAAAAGCACGGGTTATCATTCAGCCTTGCGGTGTCAGATATAGGAGATAATGATATCTTCTATCCCTGGGGTCATGATTTTATGGTGTCAGCTATAGTAAATGACCTTTATCAGGCAGAAGGCAAGGGATGGATGGCAACCCTGGCTTATGACTTTGCTGAGGTGGGCATACCTGGGCTTACCTCAAAGATTGTTTATGCTGACATGGACACACCGGACAGCGGCAGAAATGCGAGCACGGATGTGACAGAGAAAGACATAACCCTTACATATAAATTCAAAGGTCTTCTTGAAGGGTTAGGAATAAGGACAAGGTACGGGATCATAGGACAGGATGAATCCATTGGGGGTGAAGACTATAATGACCTGAGGATACAACTGACCTATGATTTTGAGATATAACCTAATTTTGAGGAGCGAAAAATGAGATGGTTGAGTGATCAGAAGATTGGCGTAAAGCTTGGAATCGGCTTTGCTGTAATGATTTTTTTTATGATCTTTATCGGGGCGAGAGGTTACCTCAATGTAAAAAGTATATATGAAAATCTTGATGAGATATTTTCTGTAAGTCTACCTGCCCTGGACAAGCTGATTGAGGCAGACAGGGATCTTCAGCAGCTCCTTGTGGCTGAAAGAACCATGATATTTGCAGATGCGACATCAGATACATTCAAGAAACTTATTGCTGATTATGATGAAAATATGCGGCAGTCTGATGAACGCTGGAATATTTATAAAGGGCTGGCTTCTACAGATGAGGAAAAACAGCTTATACCCAAATATGATGCGGCCAGAAAAGAATGGCAGGTGCTTACGAAGAAGGTTGTGGAGAGCCGAAGGTCTGACACAAGCGAGGGCAGGAGTGAGGCCATTGATTATACCCTTGGGCCTGCAATGGAAAAGTTCGAGGATATGAGGGAATACATCAATCAACTGACAGAGATCAACCTGAAGCTTGCAGAGGAGTCAAGCATAGAGGCAGGAACAACATACAGAAATACCATAATTACCTTTTTTATTATAATCGCTATAGGTGTATTGATAGGACTATTGATGGCCTTTATACTGGGCAGGGGGATCACAAAACCTGTCAAGGCAGCAATAGCAGGTCTGAGGGACATAGCAGAGGGAGAGGGTGACCTTACAAGGCGGCTTAACATATCCAGTAAAGATGAGGTGGGGGAGCTTGCAAGATGGTTTGACACATTCATAGGAAAACTACAGGGGATTATCAGTGACGTTGCACAGAGTACAAACACACTGGGGGTATCATCAAAAGACCTGTCCGGTTTATCCTCCGAGATGTCAGAGGGCACAGGCAACATCTCATCAAAATCAAGGACTGTTGCATCTGCCTCTGAGCAGATGAGTTCAAGCATGGTTTCCATAGCTGCCTCCATGGAACAGGCATCAACCAACCTTGACATTGTGGCATCATCAGCAGAGGAGATGAGCGCGACTGTAAACGAGATCGCCAAAAATGCTGAAAACGCAAGGGGGATTACAGGAAAGGCTGTTACCCAGGCAGGGAGCGCCACTGCCAAGGTGGATAAGCTTGGAGGGTCTGCAAAAAAGATAGGCAAGGTTACAGAGGCTATAACAGAGATATCAGACCAGACTAACCTGCTTGCGCTTAACGCAACTATAGAGGCTGCCCGTGCAGGTGAAGCAGGAAAGGGTTTCGCCGTTGTCGCAAACGAGATTAAAGAGCTGGCCAAGCAGACTGCGGAGGCTACAGAAGAGATAAAGACACTGGTAAAGGATATACAGGATGATACATCAGGGACTGTTGTGGAGATCAGCGAGATAACAAAGATAATAAATGATGTTAATGAGATTGTTACCATGATTGCAACCGCTGTTGAGGAGCAGTCAACCGCCACAAGGGAGATAGCCGGTAATGTCTCTCAGGCATCACAAGGTATAACCAGCGTTAATGAGAACGTTGCCCAGAGTTCAACCGTCTCAAATGAGATCGCAAAGGATATCGGTGATGTTAACAGCCTTGTTGATGATTTGAACAACGTGGGTGCTAACGTGAATAAAAGCGCAGTGGAACTGAATGGCCTGGTAGAAAGGTTATTAAGTATAGTTGGCAGGTTTAAGACATAGGGCTGCTGTATAAAAAATATGCTCGAATGTTTAATTCAGGGCTCTTTTAATAAAAATGAGGTTATTAAATACCATAAACAGTAACATGTAAGAGATGATATTGGTTCTTTCTCTGTAACCAAATAATGACAGCGCCATAGGTGCGGCATATTAATAGTTATATGTACATCATTGTTTTCAGCCTCTTTGAGGTCGATTGTGATAATGTGTACTTTAAATGGCGCAATAGACGGTGGCCAGATCGGGCCGAATTTATCGTGACGTGCTTCAATAACAGATGCCATCAAGCGACCGATTCCAATACCATAACACCCCATGATAGGTGTGCATTCATTACCCTTTTCATCCAGATAGCGCATTCGCATCTTGCCAATCATCTTAATACAGGAAGGATAATGCTCATAAAATAACCTCTCCTATCTATTGCGCTCCTTCGGCTATAAGACTTCCTCTTAAGGTTCCGGTGCAGACAAGTTCACCTTTTTACCATTCCCCGTCCTCAAAGGTAAAGGGCATCTGACTGCCTGCGACCGTGGCGGTTCCGTTCATCTCAACCATACCGTTGTAACATATGGAGGCCCGGTTTAAAAACGCCGTGGGTATCAGTCCTGTTTCGATGTTTTTTGTGTAGCCGTTCTGGCAGGCGACATAGGTGCCGAAAACATAATTTGACCAGCATGCATACCTGTTATTGAGATCGGGTATCCTGGATATTCTTTTCCAGCGTCCTGTAACAGTGGGGGCGCCAAACGGACTTCTTCCAATCATAATGGAGCTCATCTCATACCCCTGTTATGGACAATTATCTCTGCTTTTGAACCGCCATCCCACTCTACAATACCTGTGCAATCTGAATTTACAGTAATCTTTCCCAAAAAGTTTTTCTGACATAAGCTCCTGTATTGCTACAGGTTTAAGTAATTCCAATATTAAAAAAGCAATACTGAGTAACGATTTGATTACCCACAAAATGGCCAGTCTTGTCCTGCATCTTAATATTTCCATAGGTTACCCCTCCTTTTTTTGCCCTGTGATCCATCGGAAACACTTTTTAATATTCCATAAAATACCTGGATGTTGCCATGTTCATTAAAACATTCATAGGTGACATGGACAATAGCTTCATCTCCGGAAAGAACGGCTGTTTCTTTCACGCAGACTCGGCCACTCTTCTTGGTGATTCCTTTTAATGAAAAACTAAAGTCAGGATCAGAAAAATAAACCCAATGCCACCCCAGGTTCTCTCAACGTGATGCAGGTTATAGATATTGAATTGTGTAAAGTTGTGAGTAGAAATAGCGCTTGAATGGCAAATTTATATGGCGTTCAATGTTTCATGTCAATTGAAATTCCTGCATTAAGCAGGAATACCTGAAGGGTGGCGCAGGAGTAGACAATCAGACAGTCGAGATGTATGAAAAGAGCCTGGAACATAACCTTAAAAGGATATCAGAAGGAATTCAGCTATAACAGCTATGGATTCCGACCCGGAAGGGGCTGCAAGGATGCCCTTCTCAGAAAGCGTAAAGGAGGAAACGGTCGAGTAGAGGCAGTGATCATCAGCGCTGGCCGAATGCTTTCTTTACAGAGAAGGGGTTATTCTCATTAACCGCAGCCTTTTCAGAACCCTGTCAATCCTGTAACAGGTGAAGTGCCAACTGGAGAGCCGTGAGCGGGAAAACCGCCCGCACGGTTCGGAGGGGGGAGGACCCCTGGGTATTCAACCAGATCTTCCTACCCCTATCACCAGGATAAGGCGACTCGGTAGGCTGTTTTTCCAAATAAATTATTTAATCCAATCATTTCCTGTTAGCGGGTATTTTCCCATAACATAGCGGTGAATGGGGTTGTAAAACACCCAGTATCTTCACTTTTGTTCTCCGCTAATCGGTTTTTTAAATGGTGTTCCTCGCTTTATCTCCTGCACAACAGGATCAGTCTCATACATAGTCATATATACCTTGCGCCCTGTGTCTGTTGCAAGGTACGGGATTGATGCGGCCATCAGCATGGGGAAGATACGCCTCAAATCATCGGTTGTGCCGGTGCTGGATACTGTTGTCTTCCAGAGCTGCACTTCTGTTTCATCCTTTTTAAACTGACTGTAATCATAGGCCGTAATAACCGCAAACCTCATATAGGTTGTTACAGAGTCTATATAGCTATTGTAGCCAATAAAGCCATATGAGGGGGTGTATGTTGTATATGTCCTGTAACTTGTCTTGCCATCTGTCGTGGTCTCTGCGACGCGGGTTCTAGATGCGTAATAACCTGTCCTGCCCCAGACAGGCATATCATATGAGTACAGATGCGTCTCAGGGTCACCCATTCCATAGGCCAGGTATATGGCCACATCGGCATCATCCTTTGACTCTGTGTACACATATCCCTTTTTATTAAGCACGCGCTTAAGATATTCCGC from Desulfatiglans sp. includes these protein-coding regions:
- a CDS encoding methyl-accepting chemotaxis protein, which translates into the protein MRWLSDQKIGVKLGIGFAVMIFFMIFIGARGYLNVKSIYENLDEIFSVSLPALDKLIEADRDLQQLLVAERTMIFADATSDTFKKLIADYDENMRQSDERWNIYKGLASTDEEKQLIPKYDAARKEWQVLTKKVVESRRSDTSEGRSEAIDYTLGPAMEKFEDMREYINQLTEINLKLAEESSIEAGTTYRNTIITFFIIIAIGVLIGLLMAFILGRGITKPVKAAIAGLRDIAEGEGDLTRRLNISSKDEVGELARWFDTFIGKLQGIISDVAQSTNTLGVSSKDLSGLSSEMSEGTGNISSKSRTVASASEQMSSSMVSIAASMEQASTNLDIVASSAEEMSATVNEIAKNAENARGITGKAVTQAGSATAKVDKLGGSAKKIGKVTEAITEISDQTNLLALNATIEAARAGEAGKGFAVVANEIKELAKQTAEATEEIKTLVKDIQDDTSGTVVEISEITKIINDVNEIVTMIATAVEEQSTATREIAGNVSQASQGITSVNENVAQSSTVSNEIAKDIGDVNSLVDDLNNVGANVNKSAVELNGLVERLLSIVGRFKT